The Macrotis lagotis isolate mMagLag1 chromosome 6, bilby.v1.9.chrom.fasta, whole genome shotgun sequence genome includes a window with the following:
- the LOC141490501 gene encoding uncharacterized protein LOC141490501, protein MPASCPRREGKDIFPSGSLPLPSSSADLTQAGSLEPKRMVPGGYRLPPQELVTFKDVAVDFTQEEWGLLNHPQKELYKEVMLENARNLFFVGLPVPREDMISYFEQREAPWMVEPEGLRNCGPGEIRLEIKETPAEISLSEEETQKQRFMSEDLYDYTWREISTVPQRFHTGEIPYECNQYAKTYKKKDTLAEHQRNHTRKKSYECNQCGKTFIQRAHLAVHERFHTGEKPYECNQCGKTFTTSSNLAVHQRIHSGEKPHQCSQCGKTFRHISSLAVHQIIHTGEKPYACNQCGKTFFHKAYLTVHQRIHTGEKPYECNQCGKTFRHNSSLAVHQRIHTGEKPYECNHCGKIFIHRAHLAVHLRIHTGENPYECNHCGKTFTNSSSLLRHQRIHTGEKPYECNQCGKTFIQRTHLAVHERFHTGEKPYECNQCGKTFTMSSNLAVHQRIHSGEKPHQCNQCGKTFRHNSSLAVHQIIHNEEKLYECNQCEKTFQKKNKLTEHQRIHTGEKPYECNQCGKTFFQRSYLTVHQRIHTGEKRHECQQCGKTFIQRAHLAVHERIHTGEKPYECNQCGKTFRHNSSLAVHHLIHTGEKPYECNQCGKTFIQRAHLAVHERIHIGDKTYESNQWGKSC, encoded by the exons ATGCCAGCCTCCTGCCCAcgaagagaagggaaagacatCTTCCCCTCTGGATCCTTGCCCCTCCCCAGCTCATCTGCAGACCTGACCCAAGCAGGGAGCCTGGAGCCAAAGAGAATGGTCCCCGGGGGCTACAGACTCCCACCCCAG GAGTtggtgacattcaaggatgtggctgtggacttcaCCCAGGAGGAATGGGGCCTCTTGAACCATCCTCAGAAGGAATTATACAAAGAGGTCATGCTGGAGAATGCACGGAATCTGTTTTTTGTGG GGCTTCCAGTTCCCAGAGAAGATATGATCTCTTATTTTGAACAAAGGGAAGCCCCCTGGATGGTGGAGCCAGAAGGCCTGAGGAACTGTGGTCCAG gagagATAAGACTTGAAATAAAAGAGACTCCTGCAGAGATAAGCCTTTCTGAGGAAGAAACTCAGAAGCAAAGATTCATGAGTGAGGATCTCTATGACTACACTTGGAGAGAAATCAGTACTGTACCTCAAAGATTCCACACGGGAGAGataccttatgaatgtaatcaatatgcaaaaacttataaaaagaaagatacaCTTGCTGAACATCAGAGAAACCACACAAGGAagaaatcttatgaatgtaatcaatgtggaaagactttcattcagAGGGCCCATCTTGCTGTACATGAGAGattccacactggagagaaaccttatgaatgtaatcagtgtggaaagactttcacaacaAGCTCCaatcttgctgtacatcagagaatccacagtGGAGAAAAACCTCATCAATGTagtcagtgtggaaagacttttagacACATCTCCagtcttgctgtacatcagataatccacactggggagaaaccttatgcatgtaatcagtgtggaaagactttctttCATAAGGCTTAtcttactgtacatcagagaatccacactggagagaaaccttatgaatgtaatcagtgtggaaagacctTTAGACACAACTCCagtcttgctgtacatcagagaattcacactggagagaaaccttatgaatgtaatcattgTGGAAAGATTTTCATTCACCGGGCCCATCTTGCTGTACATttgagaatccacactggagagaacccttatgaatgtaatcattgtggaaagactttcacaaacAGTTCTAGTCTTCTtcgacatcagagaatccacaccggagagaaaccttatgaatgtaatcagtgtgggaaGACTTTCATTCAGAGGACCCATCTTGCTGTACATGAGAGattccacactggagagaaaccttatgaatgtaatcagtgtggaaagactttcacaatgAGCTCCaatcttgctgtacatcagaggaTCCACAGTGGAGAGAAACCTCAtcaatgtaatcagtgtggaaagacttttagacACAACTCCagtcttgctgtacatcagataATCCACAATGAGGAGAAACTTTACGAATGCAACCAATGTGAAAAaactttccaaaagaaaaataaacttactgagcatcagagaatccacactggggagaaaccttatgaatgtaaccaatgtggaaagactttctttCAAAGGTCCTATCTTACCgttcatcagagaattcacactggagagaaacgtCATGAATGTCagcagtgtggaaagactttcattcagAGGGCCCATCTTGCTGTACATGAGAGAATCCACAcaggggagaaaccttatgaatgtaatcaatgtggaaagacttttagacACAACTCTAGTCTTGCTGTACATCACttaatccacactggagagaaaccttatgaatgtaatcagtgtggaaagactttcattcagAGGGCCCATCTTGCTGTACACGAGAGAATCCACATTGGAGACAAAACTTATGAATCTAATCAATGGGGGAAATCTTGCTGA